The genomic segment GTCTTGGAGCAGACTTGAGGCTGGTAGAACACCCTGAGTTCGTCCCGCTCCAGGGCCAGCCGTAAATCCCGCTCAAGGCTGAGCCGGTTGGCGGTATTGATGCTCATGCTGTCGGAATAGAAACGATAGCCATCTTTACCGCGGGCTTTGACGTGATACATGGCAATATCCGCGTTCTGGATCAGCTGGTCCATGGAGTTTCCAGCATCCGGGAACACTGCGATGCCAATACTGACCCCCACAAAGACTTCATGGTTACCCAGCTGGAAAGGATCTTTCAGGGTCTGTATCAGTTTCCTGGCAATGCTCCGGGCGTCTTCCGGGCTATTTACCGAGGGCAGCAGCAGGGTGAATTCGTCGCCACCGAAGCGCGACAGGGTGTCGCCCCGTCGCAGGCATTTCTCGAGCCTGTGGGTCACGGCTTGCAGCAGGCGGTCACCCATGGCGTGGCCGAGGGTGTCGTTCACCACCTTGAAGCGATCCAGGTCGAGGAACATGACGGCGAGTTTTTGCTTGGCCCGCCGAGCCTGGGTGATGGCCAGCTCCAGGCGATCTTTGAACAGGGCCCGGTTGGGCAGTCGGGTGAGCAGGTCGTGGTAGGCCTGGAAGTTGATGAACGCTTCCGCCTCCTTGCGTTCAGTGACATCCCGGGCGATGCCGTAATAACGGGCGGGCTGGGCTGTCGAGCCGCCACGGGTGTCGCCGGTCTGGGGCCAGGTTTGCGGGTCTACCGGGAAGGCAGTGATTTCGAAATGCCGGGTTGCCTTGCTGCTGCCGCGGGTTTTAAGCCGCACTTCCAGCGTTCTGGGGTTATCCACCGAGATGTCCGGTCCCTGAAGGGCGTAGGTGCCCCTAGCCACGTCCCGGTCGTCCAGAATGTGCCCGAAATGACGACCGCAGAGCTCCGAAGGCTGATAGCCCAGCAGGCTTTCCACCTTGTTGTTGATGAAACAGATATGACCGGTTTTATCGAGCATGAATACGATATCCGGTGAACTGTTGACGATGTAGCGGTGCAGGGCTTCGGATTTTTCCAGCCGGGTCTGGATCATTTCGTGGGCTTTGATCAGAGACTGTTTGCCCAGTACGCCCTCAACCGTGGTCAGCAGTTCCTCGGGATCAAACGGCTTGCGTATGTAGTCCAGGGCTCCCCGGCGCAATGCCCGGCTGACGGTACCGAAAGATCCTTCGCCGCTGACCACAACCACACCGCAATCCGGCTGGTGGCTGGCTATGCGCTCCATCACCGCAAAACCATCGGTGTCGGGCATGTTGAGGTCGAGCAGTGCCAGGTCAAAGGCCTTGCTGGCCAGTTGTTCACAAGCCTGTTTTCCGCCATTGGCTTCGGTTACCTCGAAACCTCGGCCTCTCAGTAATTTGGCCAGGCTGGCCAGGAGGCGTGGTTCGTCATCGGCTATCAGAATCCTGGCCGGTTCGGACCCATGGAAGGGCTGCTTGCTCTGCTCTAATGCCATTGGTCTGCTTCCGCTAATTCGTCAGTCGGTACCATGCTTGTTGTGGCCTGCCGCCGGGAGCAGAATCCGGAAGGTAGTGCCTTCCTGCCCCGTGTGACAAGCGATGATGCCCTCCATGTCATCAATCAGCTGCTTGACAATGCTCAGGCCAAGGCCGCTGTGACCCTGGCCCTTCAAACTGTTTACCGGTGCAAACAGGTTGCGCCTGACGGCCTCGGGAATGCCGGGGCCATTATCGGTAATTTGCAATTCAACCCAGCGGCGCTGGTTCTGGAATATTGGTGCTGCTGTACTCAAGGAAATCTCGCCATTGCCGGGCTCCAGGCTCTCAACGGCGTTGCGGATCAGATTGATGATGATCTGCCGGACGGCAGAGGCGCTGCCCTGCACCTGGGTGTCCTCACGGCACGGCCTCAGTTTGAGGGTGCGGTCGTTGCCGTTGAACAGGCTGTCCTGAAGGATGCGGGCAAGGCTTTCAAGCTCCCGGTTCAGGTCTGTACCGCTGGTAGTGCCGGGCGCATCGCCGGTGCTGATTTGCAGCAACAGATAGCCTGCCCGATCCAGTTCCTCCTGAATTATGTCGAGTTCTTCCTGGACGGTCTCATCATGCATCCGGGCACGAAGCTGGAAAATGTACTGTTTGATGATGGTCAGGGGGTTGCTGACTTCATGTACCTGGCGACGTATCCGGTCGTGGGCGATCTGGCTGTCGACGCCTGGCCCTTCGGTTGTCTGACCTTCAATCAGCTGCGTAAGCTCGTGGATGAACAGCCGAACCAGCTGGGTAGTGACCTCCATTGATTCGGAGTCCGTGCCCAGGGCAAAGATCGCGTGTTTTTGCCCACCCTGCTGAACAGGAATCGCCAGGAGAGACGGCGTTCTCAGAATGGCCAGCAGTTGCCGGTCAAGTACGCTGGGCTCACGTTCGTTCAGGCTGACCAGAGTGCCGCCGTTCCACGCATCGGTCAGGACGCTGCCGCCAGGCTGGGGCGACAGGCGCAGGTCGGGAAGGTTGGTGCCGGTACCGGAAAGCAGCCTGAGCTCCTCTGCCTCGGGGCCAAAGCACAGGGCCGGCAGTCCGGTCAGGACGCCCAGACTGCTGACGGTACTGGCGATCAGATCGCACGGGGTCGCGCTGTCTGTGGCTCGCAGCTCAAGGGTTTTGCTGGCGATCGCCTGGTGTATCAGGGTTTGCCTGAGCTGCCGGGCGCCTTCCTCACTCTGGTAGGCGGTGTCCAGAGGAATTCCGAAGGAGGCCGCCATGGTGGCTACTTCATCGTTGATTCTGTCGCAGATTTCCCGTGTCAGGTCTTCCTGCAACCCAAAGATCGTTCCTGCAGCAGCAATGCCCGCTGAGTCTGAGAGGGCAAGCCGGGTCGACAGGCTGATCAGTTTCACCAGGTGGCTGGCGTCCCGGAGCTGGGTTGGTAGCGACTGCTGATATCGCATGGCGTCTGCCGCCAACGGTCCTAACCCCCATACGGTTACAAAATGGGCGGCAATCTCATTCTGGTGGTTGAGGATGTCCTGTTTGCGTTCCTGGGGCTGGGTCTTGATGGCGATCAGTTCACCAATGTTGTGAACCATGCCAAGCAGGAACGCTTCTTCAGGGCTTGGGTAGCGTGTCAGTGTGGCCAGGGCCCGGGCGGTCAGGGCTGTGGTCAGAGAGTGGCGCCAGAAATCCCTCAGTTGCTGCCACTCGTCGCCGCCGAGTTCAAATAGCAATTGTCGCAATGCCGATGTCAGCAGCAGGGTCTGGAAGCGGCGGGTGCCCAGGCGAAGCAGTGCCTGCTCAATGGAGCGGATGGGAGGATTACTTCTGTACAGGGCGGAGTTGGCTAATGACAGGAGTCGGGCGACGAGTGCGGTGTCCGTGGCGACAATCTGACTGATCTCGCGGTAACTGTCTCCGGCATGACATGCTTTCAGCGCCCGCAGGGTTACCTCCGGCAGGCTCGGTAGTTGAAGATCAGCTGCAATATCCATCGCATTACTCATCGCGCGCCCTTTGTCCCTGCCCCGCGCCATCGTATGTGCGGGTAAGGTTCCCTGTTCTGTATCAAAGTTTTATGACAGGGTGTTCATTCTTCTTGTAAGTCAGTGAGCTTAGACAATAATCCGCCAGTGTTAAACCGTTACTGCTGATTTTTTAAGCAGGGTATTATCAAGTCTGTGATATGTGTAACCTTTTTACAGGTTAAAATGTCGCTTATAGTGACAAGTCTATGGATTCGTCTGTTTTCGGTTGCTCAAGCTACGAGGGAAGGCAAAAGTTGCGCCAACCAAGAACCATCGCGGTAACAGGCGGTAAAGGTGGAGTGGGAAAGACCACCGTTGCCGTCAATCTGGCGCTTGCCCTGGCCAAAGCCGGGCAGAAAGTGCTGTTGCTGGACGCGGACACAGACCTTGCCAACGTGAGTCTTCTGGTGGGGCTTTATCCGGAACGCACGCTTGCCGATGTGATCGCCGGCCGGTGTGATCTGGCTGGTGCGGTGCTGAAAACGCACTACGGCCTGGATATTGTCCCCGGTGCTTCGGGAGTGCAGGACTGCATGGAAATGCCCGATGGCGACAGTCTCAAGCTCCTGAAATCGCTGTATGAGCTGGAGCACCGCTACGATTACGTGATTATCGACACAGCATCGGGGCTCCAGTCAGTCGGGCTGCACATGATCGCTGCGGCGGAGCTGGCTTGCGTGGTGGTCACGCCAGACCCGGCGTCGCTCACCGATGCTTTTTCCCTCATCAAGGTTCTTAAGCGCCGCGGATACCGCCGCAAACCGTCCGTGATTGTCAATATGGCACAAGGCGCCAGCCAGGCAAGATCGGTGTTCCAGCGTCTGAACGGTGCCTGCCAGCGGCATCTGCAGTGGACATTGCATTACCTGGGGGCACTTTGGCGGGATGAAACACTTCGGCAGTCCGTGCTCAATCAACACCCTGTGACCCTGCTGCCCACCTCTGACCCCTCATGCCGGCAGTTTCACACCCTGGCGGAAATGCTCAATGTTCACCTGGCGGCACTGCCTCGGCGCAAAGCCGGTATAGCGGCTTACTGGCATCAGGCCGCGCGCCGGCAAGCCGGGCAGGCTGAAGCCGCCATTCCCGGTGGTGAATCCGTCGGCGAGCAATGTCGGGCCCTGGTCGGGCAGTTGGAAAAATTACTGGCAGCAAAGCCGGACGATGCCATGCTCCGGTATGACGCATTTACCCGCCTTTTTGCACTGTTGGGGCGCAACCCTGATGCCGATACCGTGGAGATCGTACAAACCGGGTTGGCATCAATGAAATGGGAGCATCTGTGCCAGGTAGACCGGGATAGACTGGCGGCCCACCTGCGGCACCTGGCCGATGATCTGGCGTCACCCTCGGCTAAGCCGGAGCCTGCTGTATTGCCTCGAGGGGTGGAGGGACCACTGTACGATCGAGTCAGTTTTGGCGAGCAGGATCAATTACTTCGGGTGCTGCGGGAGAAACCATCGGATGTTTCCCTGGATGACATCTTGCGCTCACTGGCAGGCAGAGATCCTACCCGGTCATGAACGAGCCAAGAGTATGTGCCCAGTTGCTGGTCATTTTTTTAGGGATTTATGTGTCGTAATTTTGCAGTCTGTCACCGCCCTGTAACGGTCACTGTGCAAGAATTGACCGAAATCGTGGCCCGCATTATGCAGGCAGCTCTGACAGGCGGATGCAAAACGGATGCATACATGTCGGGGCAAAGGAAACCGGCCCCCCGCGACTTTTGACCGGCGTTGATCGCTGGTGACATCGATCTCAGAGAAGGAGTTCTACCATGGCAAACCAGCAAGTGAATCAAAAAGAGTCTTCGTCGAAGGTGCTCGGGCAGCTCCGCGGCAAGCGGGTGCTGATTACCGGAACCACCGGCTTCCTGGGAAAGGTGGTTCTGGAGAAGCTGATCAGGTCCGTCCCGGACATTGGTGGCATTTACTTGCTGATTCGAGGCAATAAACGTCATCCTGATGCCCGCAGCCGCTTTGACAATGAGATTGCCACGTCATCGGTATTTGATCGCTTGAGGAGTGTCGATGCGGACTGGTTTGAAACCTTCCTCGAAGAGCGGGTTCATTGCATTACCGGTGAAGTGACGGAACCTTGTTTCGGTATGGGTGAGGACGCCTGGCAGAAACTGGCCGGAGAACTGGATGCCGTGATCAACTCTGCTGCCAGCGTGAACTTCCGGGAGGAGCTGGACAAAGCCCTGACCATCAACACCCTGTGTCTTGAGAATATCGCCGGGCTGGCCCGGCAGAATGCGGAGCTGGCAGTTCTGCAGGTGTCTACCTGCTATGTTAACGGCATGAATTCCGGGCCGGTCACCGAATCGGTGATCAAGCCCGCAGGTGAGTCAGTTCCCCGCTCAAGCGAAGGGTATTACGAGATTGA from the Marinobacter sp. LQ44 genome contains:
- a CDS encoding HDOD domain-containing protein, translated to MDIAADLQLPSLPEVTLRALKACHAGDSYREISQIVATDTALVARLLSLANSALYRSNPPIRSIEQALLRLGTRRFQTLLLTSALRQLLFELGGDEWQQLRDFWRHSLTTALTARALATLTRYPSPEEAFLLGMVHNIGELIAIKTQPQERKQDILNHQNEIAAHFVTVWGLGPLAADAMRYQQSLPTQLRDASHLVKLISLSTRLALSDSAGIAAAGTIFGLQEDLTREICDRINDEVATMAASFGIPLDTAYQSEEGARQLRQTLIHQAIASKTLELRATDSATPCDLIASTVSSLGVLTGLPALCFGPEAEELRLLSGTGTNLPDLRLSPQPGGSVLTDAWNGGTLVSLNEREPSVLDRQLLAILRTPSLLAIPVQQGGQKHAIFALGTDSESMEVTTQLVRLFIHELTQLIEGQTTEGPGVDSQIAHDRIRRQVHEVSNPLTIIKQYIFQLRARMHDETVQEELDIIQEELDRAGYLLLQISTGDAPGTTSGTDLNRELESLARILQDSLFNGNDRTLKLRPCREDTQVQGSASAVRQIIINLIRNAVESLEPGNGEISLSTAAPIFQNQRRWVELQITDNGPGIPEAVRRNLFAPVNSLKGQGHSGLGLSIVKQLIDDMEGIIACHTGQEGTTFRILLPAAGHNKHGTD
- a CDS encoding AAA family ATPase gives rise to the protein MDSSVFGCSSYEGRQKLRQPRTIAVTGGKGGVGKTTVAVNLALALAKAGQKVLLLDADTDLANVSLLVGLYPERTLADVIAGRCDLAGAVLKTHYGLDIVPGASGVQDCMEMPDGDSLKLLKSLYELEHRYDYVIIDTASGLQSVGLHMIAAAELACVVVTPDPASLTDAFSLIKVLKRRGYRRKPSVIVNMAQGASQARSVFQRLNGACQRHLQWTLHYLGALWRDETLRQSVLNQHPVTLLPTSDPSCRQFHTLAEMLNVHLAALPRRKAGIAAYWHQAARRQAGQAEAAIPGGESVGEQCRALVGQLEKLLAAKPDDAMLRYDAFTRLFALLGRNPDADTVEIVQTGLASMKWEHLCQVDRDRLAAHLRHLADDLASPSAKPEPAVLPRGVEGPLYDRVSFGEQDQLLRVLREKPSDVSLDDILRSLAGRDPTRS
- a CDS encoding EAL domain-containing protein gives rise to the protein MALEQSKQPFHGSEPARILIADDEPRLLASLAKLLRGRGFEVTEANGGKQACEQLASKAFDLALLDLNMPDTDGFAVMERIASHQPDCGVVVVSGEGSFGTVSRALRRGALDYIRKPFDPEELLTTVEGVLGKQSLIKAHEMIQTRLEKSEALHRYIVNSSPDIVFMLDKTGHICFINNKVESLLGYQPSELCGRHFGHILDDRDVARGTYALQGPDISVDNPRTLEVRLKTRGSSKATRHFEITAFPVDPQTWPQTGDTRGGSTAQPARYYGIARDVTERKEAEAFINFQAYHDLLTRLPNRALFKDRLELAITQARRAKQKLAVMFLDLDRFKVVNDTLGHAMGDRLLQAVTHRLEKCLRRGDTLSRFGGDEFTLLLPSVNSPEDARSIARKLIQTLKDPFQLGNHEVFVGVSIGIAVFPDAGNSMDQLIQNADIAMYHVKARGKDGYRFYSDSMSINTANRLSLERDLRLALERDELRVFYQPQVCSKTNQVVGLEALVRWQHPERGLIYPGDFLPLAEETRLIGKLSERVLDQACRDVGHWINSGHPNLRLAVNLSPSQVEHPRFVETLLEQVQSHRFPAGNLEIEITENVIMNDLEQISRKLKELADCGVRIAIDDFGTGYSSLNYLHRLPIHTLKVDQSFVRAIRSGEDGACIVNAIVAMAHGLKLEIVAEGVETDDQLNYLTSLGCHQVQGFFYGPARPAADIDRLLSRDGLAFAYTG